In one Lycium barbarum isolate Lr01 chromosome 7, ASM1917538v2, whole genome shotgun sequence genomic region, the following are encoded:
- the LOC132602498 gene encoding basic blue protein-like: MADFATKLMCLFLILGLAAPSLATEYVIGGPAGWDLNVDLSLWLNGKIFKVGDVLVFNYDPKLHNLVRVDLVGFTTCLPLNILSIDTSGNTIITLDKPGVFYYISSLFTDCLSGLKIKITVL; encoded by the exons ATGGCAGATTTTGCAACAAAATTGATGTGCTTGTTCCTCATTCTTGGCCTTGCTGCCCCTAGCCTGGCCACTGAATACGTGATTGGCGGCCCAGCTGGTTGGGACCTAAACGTTGATCTTAGTTTGTGGCTTAACGGAAAGATCTTTAAGGTTGGCGACGTTCTTG ttttCAACTACGACCCAAAACTCCACAACTTGGTTCGAGTAGACCTCGTGGGTTTTACTACTTGCCTTCCACTCAATATATTGAGCATTGATACCAGCGGGAATACCATTATCACTCTTGACAAACCTGGAGTTTTCTACTATATTTCTTCTCTTTTCACCGATTGCCTTAGCGGTCTCAAGATCAAAATTACTGTACTTTGA